The Patescibacteria group bacterium genomic interval AATACAACAACGCTGTGCCGGCTTTAATTATTATAATTGTTTAATAATTAACGCTGCCAAAGCTTTTAGGGACAATGGAACGACTGAAGGCATTGGCATGTACGATCGTCAACTTCTAACATCGAAGGACTTCGCCTTGCTTGAAGTTGATGTGGACGAAAAGTCCTTTGCTCCGGAACCCCGAGATTACCGGCTGGTGAATTATTGGTTTGACACCAAGCCGATTGATCAATGCCACCACCGGAAACGCCGCTTCCTGGCATATTTTCTTACTATTGCCATATTGCCGATAATGCAGATTCTAAAAGTGTGGGCTTTCGCGATTGGTAACGTCTTTGTCGGCGTAACGCTGATAAACTGGCGCAGTATTTTTAAACCGTTAACCTATGGCGCTTTTTGTGACATATATTACTCCAAAATATTAAACTACATTGGTAAAAACGGAGAAATAAAAACAAAGAAATGGTGGAAGGTCTTGTTGAACTGGCGCTTCATTATCGGTTACGCCTGTCTCCTTCCTTTTATTGCCACCCTTATTGCCACCAATTGGTTGCTGCTGTTTGCAATCCTTTGCTGTTTGGGATTTGTCGGCGGTTCAGCGGCGGTTATTGGCCGCCTGATCGACAAATACCAATCGGAATCAAAGTTTGACCGGCAACAAAGAATGATTAAAAAACGCATAGAAAAAGAAAGACTACTGGAACAAAAACAAATCAAGGAAGAAGAGTTACGGAAACAAAAACAAGCAAGGGAATTGGAGAGAATGGCTTGTTCCCTGTTGCCTGAAGAAATCAGCTATGCCACCTTGCCCAAGAAACCCATTCATTTGCGTCTTCAACATCTGAAATCCATGGTCTGCCGTCCCTTCGCCGGCAACTGATCAATATCATTTTCGCACCTTTACCCCCGCATCTTGCAATGCGGGGTTTTTTGTTTATCCGGGTTATGCTATATTAATGGCATATGTCGCTAACCGCCCTGGAACAAGCCATTTTAGAAACTTTGATTTATTTCTCAGTCATTGATTATCCTTTGACGCTTTTGGAAATCAGGAAATTCTTGCCCCTGCCGGCCGAATTGTCGAAGGTGCTTTCGGCCTTAAACGGCACCGGACTGCGGTCGCTTGTCAATCATAATCGCGGTTTATATCATTTGTCTACCGATCAGCGCCTGCCGGCCTTGCGGCTCAAACGCTACCGCTTGGCTATCGCTAAAATGAAACGAGCTAAATTCTGGACGCGCCTGATCGCTCGGTTGCCTTATGTCAAAGCCGTAGCCGTCTACAGCTCGCTGGCCCTAAAAAATTCCAGCTCCGAAAGCGATATTGATCTGTTTATCATTACCGCCAGCGGACGTTTGTGGACCGCCAGATTCTTCGTCAATTCCTTCTTAAAATTTTTCCGTTTACGGGCGCAAGAAAAGAACACCAAAGACAAATTCTGCGCCAGCTACTTTGTCAGCGAAGAAAACCTGTCTTTAGCCAAGGTCAACCAGCCGGGGTGCTTCTTGCCCTACTACGAAGGCGCGACATTTCTGTTCGTTGCCGATGACAAAATCATCATAGAACAGTTTTTTTGCGCCAATAATTGGCTCAAAATCAAATTGCCCAATTGGCAACCGTCGCAAGTCCTAATCCGGCAAAGAACCGGCCGATTGTTCAAGGGCTTGAGAGAATTTACGGCGGGACTAATTTCTGAAAGACACTACAAAAACTGGCAATGGCGGATTCTGCCCCAAAAATATTTTGACGCTTGCGACGGTCGCAACGTCATATTGGATCCGGCCATAATTAAACTGCATCTGCGGGACAAACGACAAAACCATTGCCAATCGTTTCAAGAAAAATTAAATTCGCTCATCAGCCATGCTTAAAAAAATATTAAACTTCTTAATCGTCTCATATCTTTTCCTGTTGCCCTGGCAGGCCGTTTATATTTTTGCTGAAAATTTCATCAACGGGGCTAAGTGGCAATACGGCACCGGACAGGTTTATCTGACTGAACCTCTTTTGTGGCTGATAGTGTTGGTCTTCGTGATTGACCAGATCAATAGCAAGGGCTTTAAATCGCTCCTGCCTGACTTTAAACCCTCAAAGACGATTGATAAAAAAAGAATAGCGGTAACCGGGGCTATTTGGCTGTTTGTCCTGTGGTCAGGACTATCCATTATTTGGTCGCCGGATCAATCGGCAACTTATTACCTGTGGTTGCATCTGCTGGAGGGCGCGACTCTGATGCTTATAATCCTCAACTCTCATCTGCGTCTAAAAAACATCCTTTGGCCTTTGGTTGCCTCGTCTTGGCCGGTCGCTCTTCTGGCCATCTGGCAGTTTCTGACTCAAAGCAATTTTTCCAGCGTCATCCTGGGGCTCTCGCCGCATTCGGCCGCGGTTTTGGGCGACACAGTTATTGAAACAGGCACAGGTCGCTGGCTCAGGGCTTACGGACCATTTTCCCACCCCAATATCTTGGGCGGTTATCTGGCCTTACTGTTTGGCGCGAGTTTAATCTTATGGCAACAAATTACTTGGCCGACTTTCCCCTCATTTAAACGGGAAAGCCAACGAATTTTCCTGCTGGTCAGCGTCTGCCTGATTTTTGCCGGTTTATTCTTCTCCTTTTCTCGTTCCGCCTGGCTGGCGGCTTTAGTTACTTTGATCCTCTGCCTCGGCTATTGGCTGAAAACCAAAAACCCTTGGCCGCAATATATCACCGTGATGCTGGCTCCATTTTTAATCTTCGCCGCTTGTTTTGTTATTTTTAATCCGCTGATTATCGCCCGGGCTGATTTGTCCAACCGTTTAGAAAGCAATTCTTTGATGCAACGTGAATCGCAGATTTCCCAAGCGCTTGATTTGATCGCGAGTCGGCCACTGATTGGCGCGGGATTAAACAATTACACTTACTTGTTGCATCAGCAATCGCCATTGTTACCGGCTTACCTTTTACAACCGGTCCATAATCTTTATCTTCTTGTCTTGGCTGAATTAGGGATTATCGGACTGATTATTATTCTCGGCTTGTTTTATGTAATTATCAAAAACGGCGAAAAATCCCCGGCTTTGTTGCCGCTAATTGCCTTATTAGTTATCAGCTTGTTCGATCATTACTTTCTCACCCAATACATCGGCCTAATAATCTTTTGGCTGGCCTTGACATTGCCGATAATTGATGATAAAGTGAAAAATCAATAGAACATTACCAACTGAAATCTACAGGAAGGAGGGGTTATGATTGGATTCTCTTTGCCATCGCCAGTATTGGAAAGCCTATTAAAAAAACGAATACTGGAAATCTCCGGAGACATAGACGCGGAAATGGGCGATTATATCCGAACCGCTTTCTCTTGGTTAATCACTGAAGGCGCGCCTGATATTATGATTCTTTTTACTTCCACCGGCGGCAGCGTGGAACGCGGCCTAGAAATTTATGACATGCTTAAAGCCTATCCCGGAAAGAAAACCGGCGTGGTAATTGCTTTTGCCCAGTCCATGGCTGCAATAATTCTGCAAGCCTGCGATCGTCGATTAGTTTTGCCTCATTCAACCATTTTGGTCCATAATCCTAATCCCGCCCCCGATACCAGAATAAAGTTCCACATGTTCGAAGACGGCACCTTAATGGAAAAAATTTATCCCCATCTGAAAGGATCCAGGCAAAAATTCATTGATATTATCGCCGGCCGAATCCGGGGCAAATCCACGGAAGAAATAGAAGCCTTGCTGGATGCGGGGAATGATCTGACAGCCGATGAAGCTATCGTTCTCGGATTGGCCGACGGCATACTGGAAAACTTAAATGAGTTGTCCGATCAACGGCCGGTCCGACCGAATCTTCCCGATTGAACCTTGGATTAAACCTTAAACGACCCGGATTGCCTTTGCAGTAATCCGGTTTTTGTTTGACTTAATCGCGCCGGTCTGATAGAATCGGCACATCAGCAAGAACCTTAAAATTAACAGAGGAGACAATAAATGCTTAGAAAACCGCAATTGGCCAGATTTTATATTGACTGGAACGACTTTAACGAGCACAATCTGATGCATCGCATTCTAATCGGCTTGGAAAACATCACTACCATTGAAAAATACAAATTGCAGTTCATTGATATTCTACCGACAACGGTCAATGGCTTTTGGCATAACAATCACCATGGTATCAAGCACTCTCTTCTTGTCTATAATCGCGCCTTGGAGTTACTAAAGCAATTCCCCTTGTTAAAACGGCATTGTCTGCACATGACTTTTGATGAAACTCCGGAGGGGGGCGAAGAAAAAATTAAAGCGCTATTAACCTGGGCGGCGGCATTGCATGATTTTGGCAGATGTTTGGGATTTTCTTTTGAAGAACATCAGGAATTCGGCGCTAACTTGGCGAGATGCTGTTTCATGGACGATGAAGATGAAGAAGTGGCGATGATGTCTCAGCGATTGTACAACCTGATTGCCAATCACGATTATCTTAAGCCGAAAATAGACGGCGTGAAATTTCCGGAAATATTCTTCATTGAACCGCTGGCTGAAATATTTCGCTTAGCCGACACAACCTCAATCGCTCCGGCCGAGGAAATGCATCGTTACTATCAATCCGGCCGACAATACAAAACTGTTTTTTACGATCCCGACATAACTGATGATGTCCGATTTGATTTTTCCCGCCACAACGGCAAGCGCGATATGGTTTGTTACGCCTTTAATTTATTCCTGCTCCAACCGCAAGATTTCTTTTATCGGGAAACGGCTGAGGCTTACGCTCAATGGGCCAAAGGAAAGTTTGACGCTTTCCAGGAATTGATCCGACAAGCACGCGATGAGGAAAACTTAAGCGCCGGACAAATCTTGGAAATCCATGGAATCATCAAACGCGGCCACGAGCATCTGGGCATTCCTTTCTATTTTGACTGACCGATCCTTAGCACTTTAAAAACTCCGACCTTTGTCGGAGTTTTTTATTTCTAAACGTAACTTTCTCTAGTGGGATGTCAAAAAGGGATTGCTTTAATCCCTGAAAAACATTAAAATTAACTTAGCAATCAAGCCAATTCTATGCCTGCATATCCGCAAATCGGCGCGCATATCTCCGCCGCCATCGACATCGCCCATACTCCCTTGCGCGCCCAAAAAGCCGGCTGCGAATGTTTTCAATTCTTTTCCCGTTCGCCCCAAGGCGGTCCGACCAAAGATCTGACGAAACAAACGATTACCGATTTTAAAGCTAACTGCCGGAAATACAGGTTGGAAAGTTATATCCATAGCCCTTATTACATTAATCTGGCTTCGGCCAAAAACAATGTTTATTACGGTTCTGTCAGCGCCCTGCGCGAAGAATTGGAACGCGGTTCGCTTTTGGGCGTCAAATATATGATGGCGCACCTGGGCAGCGCCAAGGAGTTGGGGGGGGGAGCGGGAATGAAAAAAGTAATTGAAGGATTGGAAAAAATCTTAACCGGCTATAAGGGCCCGACACGACTCTTGATTGAAATGTCAGCCGGAGCAGGAGCGGTTATCGGCGACACTTTTGAGGAGATCGCCAAGATTATTGATTCGCCACGGCTCAAAAAATACGACATCGGCGTCTGTTTTGACACTTGCCACGCCTTCTCTTCCGGCTATGATTTGCGGACGGAAAAGGCGGTTAAAGAAACTTTCAAGAAACTTGATAAAATCCTGGGACTAAAACGGCTCAAACTCATTCATGCCAATGATTCCAAAACCGAATTAGGCAGTCACAAAGACCGGCACGAACATATCGGCCGAGGCCTCATCGGACTGGAAGGATTTAGAGCCATCGTCCAATTCGCCAAACAGCAAAAAATTAATTTGATTCTGGAGACGCCTCACGATGAACAACTAGCTGAGGACCTAAAAATTTTAAAAAAAATGAGAAAATAAAAATCCCGCCAACATCAAAAATTATGAAAATCGCCATTATCTCCGACACCCATGACAACGTCGTCAACACGGAAAAATTCCTGTCTTGGGCGAAAGAAAACAAAATAGAAAAAATCATCCATTGCGGGGACATCGCCGCGCCATCCCTGATTGCGGAATTATTCGGCCCGGCGGGAATTGATTTCCATTGCGTCTTCGGCAATGTGGCCGACCGCGAGCTGTTGCCGCAAGTCTGCGGAAAATTTGCTAACACCAAATGCTA includes:
- a CDS encoding O-antigen ligase family protein, which encodes MLKKILNFLIVSYLFLLPWQAVYIFAENFINGAKWQYGTGQVYLTEPLLWLIVLVFVIDQINSKGFKSLLPDFKPSKTIDKKRIAVTGAIWLFVLWSGLSIIWSPDQSATYYLWLHLLEGATLMLIILNSHLRLKNILWPLVASSWPVALLAIWQFLTQSNFSSVILGLSPHSAAVLGDTVIETGTGRWLRAYGPFSHPNILGGYLALLFGASLILWQQITWPTFPSFKRESQRIFLLVSVCLIFAGLFFSFSRSAWLAALVTLILCLGYWLKTKNPWPQYITVMLAPFLIFAACFVIFNPLIIARADLSNRLESNSLMQRESQISQALDLIASRPLIGAGLNNYTYLLHQQSPLLPAYLLQPVHNLYLLVLAELGIIGLIIILGLFYVIIKNGEKSPALLPLIALLVISLFDHYFLTQYIGLIIFWLALTLPIIDDKVKNQ
- a CDS encoding HD domain-containing protein, with protein sequence MLRKPQLARFYIDWNDFNEHNLMHRILIGLENITTIEKYKLQFIDILPTTVNGFWHNNHHGIKHSLLVYNRALELLKQFPLLKRHCLHMTFDETPEGGEEKIKALLTWAAALHDFGRCLGFSFEEHQEFGANLARCCFMDDEDEEVAMMSQRLYNLIANHDYLKPKIDGVKFPEIFFIEPLAEIFRLADTTSIAPAEEMHRYYQSGRQYKTVFYDPDITDDVRFDFSRHNGKRDMVCYAFNLFLLQPQDFFYRETAEAYAQWAKGKFDAFQELIRQARDEENLSAGQILEIHGIIKRGHEHLGIPFYFD
- a CDS encoding ATP-dependent Clp protease proteolytic subunit, whose product is MIGFSLPSPVLESLLKKRILEISGDIDAEMGDYIRTAFSWLITEGAPDIMILFTSTGGSVERGLEIYDMLKAYPGKKTGVVIAFAQSMAAIILQACDRRLVLPHSTILVHNPNPAPDTRIKFHMFEDGTLMEKIYPHLKGSRQKFIDIIAGRIRGKSTEEIEALLDAGNDLTADEAIVLGLADGILENLNELSDQRPVRPNLPD
- a CDS encoding deoxyribonuclease IV gives rise to the protein MPAYPQIGAHISAAIDIAHTPLRAQKAGCECFQFFSRSPQGGPTKDLTKQTITDFKANCRKYRLESYIHSPYYINLASAKNNVYYGSVSALREELERGSLLGVKYMMAHLGSAKELGGGAGMKKVIEGLEKILTGYKGPTRLLIEMSAGAGAVIGDTFEEIAKIIDSPRLKKYDIGVCFDTCHAFSSGYDLRTEKAVKETFKKLDKILGLKRLKLIHANDSKTELGSHKDRHEHIGRGLIGLEGFRAIVQFAKQQKINLILETPHDEQLAEDLKILKKMRK